The Methylococcus sp. Mc7 genomic sequence GTCTTGCTGAATACCGCCACGCCGTTGTAGGTCTTCTGGCCGCTGTAGGCCGCGTGGTAACCGGCAGCACGCAGTTCCCCGACCGGAAACGCGTCGTCGGTCAGCTTGGTTTCCTGCACGGCCAGAAGGTCCGGCTGCGCCGATTCGAGCCAGTCGAGCACCTGCGGCAGCCGGATCCGCAGGGAGTTCACGTTCCAGGTAGCTATCTTCATGGGGCGGAAGGAGGGACCGCCGGCAGGGGGGCGCCCCTCTTCGCCGGGGAGCAGGGGCGCCACCGTGTCATTCGACGGTCAGCCGGAAAAACTCGTAACGGCCGCGTTTCTCGGTGACGAGCTTGCCTTCGCGCGCCAGCCAGCCGATGGCGCGCTGCACCTCGTTCCGGTCCAGGCCCGTTTCATCGGCGAGCCGGCTGGCGCTGGCTTCGCCGTTCTGGTCGAGGAAATGCCATATCTTGCCGGCGGCTTTCCCAACGGTGGTAGCGATGTCGTCGTGCATGGAGGATCTCCCGTAGCTTGGGCAGGTCGGAAATGAGGCGGTTCAGCCGCGCTTACGCTTCGGCCGAGGTTCGACGGTGTCCGGAAGGACGACGTTGAGTTCGAGCACTTCCCGGTTGTCGTCCTTTTCCATGGTGACCGTGATGGCGTCCTGGCTGACGTTGACGTACTTGCGTATGACTTCGAGCAGTTCCTTCTGCAGCATGGGCAGGTAATCGGGCTTGTTCCGCTCGGCCCGTTCGTGGGCGACGAGGATCTGCAGCCGCTCCTTGGCGACCGCCGCGCTGTCGGTTCTAGAACTGCGAAAATAGTCCAGAAGTCCCATGGTCTTACCCTCTGAAAAGCCGGCTGATGAAGCCTTTCTTTTCCGCCGCGACGAACCGGTGCGGGACGTCCTCGCCCAGATAACGGCGTACGGCGTCATCATACGCCTGTCCCGCATCGCTTTTTTCGTCCAGGATCACCGGCGAGCCCGCGTTGGAGGCATTGAGCACCGCGCGGGAGTCGGGGATCACACCCAGAAGGTGCAGGGACAGGATCTCCTGAACGTCGTCCACGCTGAGCATTTCGCCGATCTTGGCGCGCTGGGGCGAATAGCGGGTGAGCAGCAGGTATTCCTTGATCGGCTCCTCGCCGGCTTCGGCCCGCCTCGACTTGGAGGCGAGGATGCCGAGCATGCGGTCGGAGTCGCGCACCGAGGAGACCTCGGGGTTGGTGACGACGATGGCGTCATCGGCGAAGTACATGGCCAGGGTGGCGCCGCGCTCGATGCCGGCGGGGGAGTCGCATACGATGTAGTCGAAGGTTTCGCCGAGCTCGTTGAGCACCCGTTCGACGCCTTCTTTCGTCAGGCTCTCCTTGTCCCGGGTCTGGGAGGCGGGGAGGATGAACAGGTTGTCGCAGCGCTTGTCCCGGATGAGAGCCTGATTGAGGGTCGCTTCCTGGTTGATGACGTTGACGAAGTCGTAAACCACCCGGCGTTCGCAGCCCATGATGAGATCCAGATTGCGCAAGCCTACGTCGAAATCGATCACCGCGGTGCGGAAACCCTTGAGCGCAAGCCCCGTCGCGAAGGCTGCGCTGGTCGTGGTTTTTCCGACCCCGCCTTTTCCGGAGGTTACAACGATGATTCTGGCCAAATTTCGATCCTCCCAATATTCGTCGAAAACGTCATAAATCCTGGATGATCAGCGCATTGTCGCGCAGCATGATCTGTACCGGCTTGCCGCGCACGGTGCCGTCGAGGTTCTCGCTGATCTTGTAATGGCCGCCGATGGCGATCAGCTCGGCCTGGAGATCCCTGCAGAAGATGCGGGCGTCGAGGTCGCCCTTGACGCCGGCCATGGCGCGCCCGCGGAGCGAGCCGTAGACATGGATGTTGCCGTCGGCCATCAGTTCCGCGCCCGGGCTTACCGTGGCGATCACGACCAGATCGCCGTCGTTCGCGTAGACCCGCTGGCCCGACCGTATCGGCTGGTCGATGATTTTCGTCCCCTGCCGGGGCGGGCGAACCGGCTCCGGGGCCGGCTGAGGGTGTTCGGCCGCGGGGTGGGTTTCGTGATGCTTGCCCTCGGACAGCAGGGCCAAGCCAGCCGCATCGGCCGCGGCGTTCTGCTCCGCATTGCCGCCGCGGACGCCCACCGGCGTCAGCCCGCTCTTGCGAAGGACTTCCAGCAGTGCGTCAAAGTCGGGGACATGATCGCGTCCGGCCAGCTCGTGCAGATCGAGAATGACCGGTGCATGCCGGAAGAAGTCCGGGGCCTGCCGCACCCGGGCCGCGAGCAGGTCGGCGATGGCGTCCGCGCTGTCGCTGGTCAGCTTGAGTACGGGCAGGTTGAACGAGCCCGCGCGGATTTCGAAGGGGGTATCGTGGGCTAGCGATGAATCGAGCATGTCGTAGGCGGCAGGGGGGCGGGCTTGGTCAGGTATATTTTCGAAATTCTAACATTGCGCTCATCGGCCGCCCACGCTTGAGTTACGGCATCGCCGGAGCTGCGGTGTCCGGGGATTCTTTTTTGAGATGCAGCAAGGTGAACAGCCCCATCGGCGGCAGCGTCTGCCGCCTGACCTCGTGCAGCGAGGTATGGGCGAGAATTTCGTCGATGGGCATGTCGGGACGCCAGCCGAGTTTGTGGGACAGCGGGGACAGCAGGGCCTCGAAATGTCGGCGGGCGCCCCCTTGGTCCGCCGCGAAGTGGTTGACGATGATGACGTCCCCCCCGGGTTTGCAGACCCGCTCGATTTCGCGCAGCACCCGCTGCGGTTCGGGGACCACCGACATCACGTAGGCCGCCACGACCGCATCGAAGTAGTCGTCGGGGAATGCCATCTCGCGCGCGTCCATGATCTCCAGCCGGACCACGTGATTCAGGCTCTTGCGGTGTACCCGCTTGCGGGCGCGTTCCAACATGTGGGGCGAGATGTCGATGCCGTGCACCTGGTGTTCCTTGCGGTAGAACGGCAGGCTGATGCCGGTGCCCACGCCCACTTCCAGGATGCGGCCCGGCCGGCGGTTGGTGAGGTGCGCGGCCAGCGAGCGGCCGCGGAAGTTCAAGAGCCAGCCGAAGGTGTGGTCGTAGACCGGCGCGTAACGCGCATAGGACCTCAAGATGTGTTCCAGTTGCACGAGATTCCTCTTTAATGGGGCTGAACCGAAGCGTGGGAAATGCCGCCCTCGTCCCAGGCGGTTCTTATGGGGTACGGGCGGGAATTATACCCGTGCAAGGCGATCGTTGCCGGTCCGTCGTCATCGCCAGTTCCGACCAATTCCGCTACCATACCGGCCGGTATTCCTCAGCTCCTCACAGGACCATGAGCAAAGTCATCGAGATCAAGATCGGTTCCGAACCCCAGTCGCTCGTTGCCAAGGCGGAGAAGGCGGCGCGCGAGAAAGGCATGGAGTTCTCCGGCGACGAAACCACGGGCCGTTTCAGCGGCAATGGCGTGGATGGCGTTTATGAATTCAGGGGCGACCTCCTGGCCATCACGATCACGAAGAAGCCTTTCGTATTGCCCTGGGCGGTGATCGAAGCGAGCGTGAAGAGTTTTTTCGCCTGACCATTCGTTTTCCCCGCTGAGCGCAAATGACCCGGAACGGTGCCAAATACCGGGATCTGAGGGATTTCATCGACCGGCTCGAGGCGGAAGGGGAACTGCGGCGTGTCGGCGCGGTGGTGGACCCGAATCTCGAAATCACCGAAGTCTGCGACCGGACGTTGAAATCGGAAGGTCCGGCTCTGCTTTTCGAGCATCCCAAAGGCTCCTCCGTCCCCTTGCTCGGCAATCTGTTCGGCACCCCGCGGCGGGTGGCCCTGGGGATGGGGGAGACCTCGGTCGGAGCGCTGCGGGAGGTGGGCACGCTGCTCGCGTCCCTCAAGGAGCCCGAGCCTCCCAAGGGCATGCGGGACGCCTTCGAGAAGGTGCCGCTGTACCGCCAGGTGCTGCACATGGCGCCGAAGGAGGTCCGCAACGCGCCCTGCCAGCAGGAGGTGCTGCGCGGCAGCGAAGTCGATCTCGGCCGCTATCCGATCCAGACCTGCTGGCCGGGCGACGCCGGGCCGCTGATCACCTGGCCGTTGGTCATCACCCGCGGGCCGCACAAGCCGCGGCAGAACCTCGGCATTTACCGCCAGCAGGTCATCGGCCGCAACAAGACCATCATGCGCTGGCTGGCCCACCGGGGCGGCGCCCTGGATTTCCGGGACTGGCAGGAGGCAAGACCCGGCGAGCCCTTTCCGGTGGCCGTGGCCCTGGGAGCCGATCCGGCCACGGTGCTGGGTGCGGTCACGCCGGTGCCGGATACGCTGTCCGAATACGGCTTCGCGGGCCTTTTGCGGGGTGCCAGGACGGAGGTCGCACCCTGCATCCTGAGCGATCTCCAGGTGCCGGCCAGCGCCGAAATCGTGCTGGAGGGGTTTCTGTATCCCGGCGAGACGGCGCCGGAAGGGCCGTTCGGCGACCACACGGGGTATTACAACGAGGTGGAATCGTTTCCGGTCTTCACCATCGAATGCATCACCCAGCGGCACTCGCCGATCTACCACAGCACCTATACCGGCAGGCCGCCGGACGAGCCGGCGGTGCTGGGCGTGGCGCTCAACGAAGTGTTCGTGCCCATCCTGCAAAAGCAGTTTCCCGAGATCGTGGATTTCTACCTGCCGCCGGAAGGCTGTTCCTATCGCCTGGCCGTGGTGAGCATGAAAAAGCAGTACGCCGGCCACGCCAAGCGGGTGATGTTCGGTGTCTGGTCGTTCCTGCGGCAGTTCATGTACACCAAGTTCGTGATCGTGGTCGATGACGACGTCGACGCCAGAAACTGGAAGGACGTGGTCTGGGCGATGACGACGCGGATGGACCCGGCCCGGGATCTCACGCTGATCGAGAACACGCCGATCGACTATCTGGATTTCGCCTCCCCGGTGTCGGGCCTGGGCTCGAAGGTCGGATTCGACGCCACCAACAAGTGGCCGGGCGAAACCAGCCGGGAGTGGGGACGGCCCATCGCCATGGATGCGGCGGTACGTCGCCGCGTGGATGAAATCTGGGATTCGCTGGGGATATTCGCCGGCAGCCGAGGCTGAGGGCGCGGTCAGTCCGGCGTTTCGGTCTCCAGCCCGGCGGGTTCCGATTCGCCGCGGGGGTTCTGGTCGATCTGGGCGATGACTTCGTTCGAGGCGAGCAGCAGCCCGCGGCGGAAACAGGCGCAGGCCGCCGCCGTCTCGTTCTGCTCCAGGAGCAGGTCGCCCATGAGCTGGCAGGCTTCCACGCTCGGCTCCAATTCCAGGCTCTGGTCGAGATAGCGCAGGGCGGGTTCGATCTGCCGGGCGCGCACGGCAAGCTTACCGAGCACCCGCAGCAGCACGGCGTCGTTGCCGTGGCGAACCAGCCATTTCTCTGCCTGGGCGAGCTGCTGGCCGGCGTCGGGCGCCTGGATGCAGTCGTAAAGCACCAGTACGGTCTGATTCCATTCGCGGTCCAGGCTCGCGCGTACGGCGGGCTCGATCTCCAACCCCGCTCCCGCGTCGATCATGGCGGCGAAATACAGGGTTTCGATA encodes the following:
- the minE gene encoding cell division topological specificity factor MinE; this translates as MGLLDYFRSSRTDSAAVAKERLQILVAHERAERNKPDYLPMLQKELLEVIRKYVNVSQDAITVTMEKDDNREVLELNVVLPDTVEPRPKRKRG
- the minD gene encoding septum site-determining protein MinD — protein: MARIIVVTSGKGGVGKTTTSAAFATGLALKGFRTAVIDFDVGLRNLDLIMGCERRVVYDFVNVINQEATLNQALIRDKRCDNLFILPASQTRDKESLTKEGVERVLNELGETFDYIVCDSPAGIERGATLAMYFADDAIVVTNPEVSSVRDSDRMLGILASKSRRAEAGEEPIKEYLLLTRYSPQRAKIGEMLSVDDVQEILSLHLLGVIPDSRAVLNASNAGSPVILDEKSDAGQAYDDAVRRYLGEDVPHRFVAAEKKGFISRLFRG
- a CDS encoding winged helix-turn-helix domain-containing protein — translated: MHDDIATTVGKAAGKIWHFLDQNGEASASRLADETGLDRNEVQRAIGWLAREGKLVTEKRGRYEFFRLTVE
- a CDS encoding class I SAM-dependent methyltransferase; translation: MQLEHILRSYARYAPVYDHTFGWLLNFRGRSLAAHLTNRRPGRILEVGVGTGISLPFYRKEHQVHGIDISPHMLERARKRVHRKSLNHVVRLEIMDAREMAFPDDYFDAVVAAYVMSVVPEPQRVLREIERVCKPGGDVIIVNHFAADQGGARRHFEALLSPLSHKLGWRPDMPIDEILAHTSLHEVRRQTLPPMGLFTLLHLKKESPDTAAPAMP
- the ubiD gene encoding 4-hydroxy-3-polyprenylbenzoate decarboxylase yields the protein MTRNGAKYRDLRDFIDRLEAEGELRRVGAVVDPNLEITEVCDRTLKSEGPALLFEHPKGSSVPLLGNLFGTPRRVALGMGETSVGALREVGTLLASLKEPEPPKGMRDAFEKVPLYRQVLHMAPKEVRNAPCQQEVLRGSEVDLGRYPIQTCWPGDAGPLITWPLVITRGPHKPRQNLGIYRQQVIGRNKTIMRWLAHRGGALDFRDWQEARPGEPFPVAVALGADPATVLGAVTPVPDTLSEYGFAGLLRGARTEVAPCILSDLQVPASAEIVLEGFLYPGETAPEGPFGDHTGYYNEVESFPVFTIECITQRHSPIYHSTYTGRPPDEPAVLGVALNEVFVPILQKQFPEIVDFYLPPEGCSYRLAVVSMKKQYAGHAKRVMFGVWSFLRQFMYTKFVIVVDDDVDARNWKDVVWAMTTRMDPARDLTLIENTPIDYLDFASPVSGLGSKVGFDATNKWPGETSREWGRPIAMDAAVRRRVDEIWDSLGIFAGSRG
- the minC gene encoding septum site-determining protein MinC; this encodes MLDSSLAHDTPFEIRAGSFNLPVLKLTSDSADAIADLLAARVRQAPDFFRHAPVILDLHELAGRDHVPDFDALLEVLRKSGLTPVGVRGGNAEQNAAADAAGLALLSEGKHHETHPAAEHPQPAPEPVRPPRQGTKIIDQPIRSGQRVYANDGDLVVIATVSPGAELMADGNIHVYGSLRGRAMAGVKGDLDARIFCRDLQAELIAIGGHYKISENLDGTVRGKPVQIMLRDNALIIQDL